Proteins found in one Rhinolophus ferrumequinum isolate MPI-CBG mRhiFer1 chromosome 9, mRhiFer1_v1.p, whole genome shotgun sequence genomic segment:
- the LOC117027043 gene encoding solute carrier family 2, facilitated glucose transporter member 5 isoform X1, with the protein MDRQAATKKEGKLTLVLALATLLAAFGSSFQYGYNVAAINSPSELMREFYNETYYDRTADYLSDFSLTLLWSVSVSMFPFGGLIGSLMVGILVNKLGRKGTLLLNNVFSIVPAILMGSSAVAKSFEMIILSRLLVGICAGLSSSVVPMYLGELAPKNLRGALGVVPQLFITFGILVAQIFGLRSLLATKEGWPILLGVTGIPAALQLLLLPFFPESPRYLLVQKKDPAAAKNALRRLRGWDDVDAEIEEIQQEDEAERAAGFISVVKLFRMRALRWQVISIIVLMAGQQLSGVNAIYYYADQIYLSAGVNTNDVQYVTAGTGTVNVVITFLAVFVVELLGRRVLLLLGFSICFTACCVLTAALVLQDTISWMPYLSITCVIAYVIGHALGPSPIPALLITEVFLQSSRSSAFMVGGSVHWLSNFTVGLVFPFIQVGLGAYSFIIFAIICLLTTIYTFLVVPETKAKTFMEINQIFAKMNKVSEVHPNKEELKDLPPSTLEQ; encoded by the exons ATGGATCGACAGGCTGCAACCAAAAAGGAAGGG AAGCTGACACTTGTGCTCGCCCTGGCAACGCTGCTAGCTGCCTTCGGGTCCTCCTTCCAGTACGGGTACAATGTGGCTGCTATTAACTCCCCTTCTGAG CTCATGAGAGAATTTTATAATGAGACCTACTATGATAGAACCGCTGATTACCTGAGCGACTTTTCCTTGACGTTGCTGTGGTCTGTTTCGGTGTCCATGTTCCCTTTCGGAGGCTTGATAGGATCCCTCATGGTTGGCATCTTGGTGAATAAACTTGGCAG AAAAGGGACTTTGCTGTTGAACAACGTCTTTTCCATCGTGCCCGCGATCTTGATGGGATCCAGTGCAGTTGCCAAGTCGTTTGAGATGATAATTTTGTCCAGACTTTTGGTGGGAATATGTGCAG GTCTGTCTTCCAGTGTTGTCCCTATGTACTTAGGGGAACTGGCCCCTAAGAACCTGAGGGGTGCTTTGGGGGTGGTGCCCCAACTCTTCATCACCTTTGGCATCCTCGTGGCCCAGATCTTTGGTCTCCGGAGTCTCCTAGCAACCAAGGAAG GCTGGCCGATCCTCCTCGGGGTGACCGGGATCCCGGCAGCACTGCAGCTCCTGCTACTGCCCTTCTTCCCTGAAAGCCCCAGGTACCTGCTAGTTCAGAAGAAAGACCCAGCAGCTGCCAAGAATG CGCTGAGGAGGCTGCGCGGCTGGGATGATGTGGACGCTGAGATAGAGGAGATCCAGCAGGAGGACGAGGCTGAGAGGGCGGCGGGCTTCATCTCTGTGGTGAAGCTGTTCCGGATGAGGGCCCTGCGGTGGCAGGTCATCTCTATCATCGTCCTTATGGCCGGCCAGCAGCTGTCAGGAGTGAACGCG ATCTACTACTACGCAGACCAGATCTACCTGAGTGCCGGCGTCAACACCAATGACGTCCAGTATGTGACTGCGGGCACGGGGACTGTCAATGTGGTGATAACCTTCCTGGCG gTGTTCGTGGTAGAGCTCTTGGGGCGGAGAGTCCTGCTACTCCTTGGCTTCTCCATCTGCTTCACCGCCTGCTGCGTGCTGACAGCCGCTCTGGTTCTGCAG GACACAATATCCTGGATGCCCTACCTCAGCATCACCTGCGTCATCGCCTACGTCATAGGACACGCCCTTGGGCCCA GTCCCATCCCTGCGCTGCTTATCACTGAGGTCTTCTTGCAGTCCTCCCGTTCGTCCGCCTTCATGGTGGGGGGCAGCGTCCACTGGCTCTCCAACTTCACTGTGGGCTTGGTCTTCCCCTTCATTCAA GTTGGCCTTGGAGCGTACAGCTTCATCATTTTTGCCATCATATGTCTTCTCACCACCATCTATACCTTCCTGGTTGTCCCCGAGACCAAGGCCAAGACATTCATGGAGATCAATCAGATTTTTGCCAAGATGAATAAGGTGTCAGAGGTACACCCAAACAAGGAGGAACTAAAGGACCTTCCACCCTCCACTCTGGAGCAGTAA
- the LOC117027043 gene encoding solute carrier family 2, facilitated glucose transporter member 5 isoform X2 — MREFYNETYYDRTADYLSDFSLTLLWSVSVSMFPFGGLIGSLMVGILVNKLGRKGTLLLNNVFSIVPAILMGSSAVAKSFEMIILSRLLVGICAGLSSSVVPMYLGELAPKNLRGALGVVPQLFITFGILVAQIFGLRSLLATKEGWPILLGVTGIPAALQLLLLPFFPESPRYLLVQKKDPAAAKNALRRLRGWDDVDAEIEEIQQEDEAERAAGFISVVKLFRMRALRWQVISIIVLMAGQQLSGVNAIYYYADQIYLSAGVNTNDVQYVTAGTGTVNVVITFLAVFVVELLGRRVLLLLGFSICFTACCVLTAALVLQDTISWMPYLSITCVIAYVIGHALGPSPIPALLITEVFLQSSRSSAFMVGGSVHWLSNFTVGLVFPFIQVGLGAYSFIIFAIICLLTTIYTFLVVPETKAKTFMEINQIFAKMNKVSEVHPNKEELKDLPPSTLEQ; from the exons ATGAGAGAATTTTATAATGAGACCTACTATGATAGAACCGCTGATTACCTGAGCGACTTTTCCTTGACGTTGCTGTGGTCTGTTTCGGTGTCCATGTTCCCTTTCGGAGGCTTGATAGGATCCCTCATGGTTGGCATCTTGGTGAATAAACTTGGCAG AAAAGGGACTTTGCTGTTGAACAACGTCTTTTCCATCGTGCCCGCGATCTTGATGGGATCCAGTGCAGTTGCCAAGTCGTTTGAGATGATAATTTTGTCCAGACTTTTGGTGGGAATATGTGCAG GTCTGTCTTCCAGTGTTGTCCCTATGTACTTAGGGGAACTGGCCCCTAAGAACCTGAGGGGTGCTTTGGGGGTGGTGCCCCAACTCTTCATCACCTTTGGCATCCTCGTGGCCCAGATCTTTGGTCTCCGGAGTCTCCTAGCAACCAAGGAAG GCTGGCCGATCCTCCTCGGGGTGACCGGGATCCCGGCAGCACTGCAGCTCCTGCTACTGCCCTTCTTCCCTGAAAGCCCCAGGTACCTGCTAGTTCAGAAGAAAGACCCAGCAGCTGCCAAGAATG CGCTGAGGAGGCTGCGCGGCTGGGATGATGTGGACGCTGAGATAGAGGAGATCCAGCAGGAGGACGAGGCTGAGAGGGCGGCGGGCTTCATCTCTGTGGTGAAGCTGTTCCGGATGAGGGCCCTGCGGTGGCAGGTCATCTCTATCATCGTCCTTATGGCCGGCCAGCAGCTGTCAGGAGTGAACGCG ATCTACTACTACGCAGACCAGATCTACCTGAGTGCCGGCGTCAACACCAATGACGTCCAGTATGTGACTGCGGGCACGGGGACTGTCAATGTGGTGATAACCTTCCTGGCG gTGTTCGTGGTAGAGCTCTTGGGGCGGAGAGTCCTGCTACTCCTTGGCTTCTCCATCTGCTTCACCGCCTGCTGCGTGCTGACAGCCGCTCTGGTTCTGCAG GACACAATATCCTGGATGCCCTACCTCAGCATCACCTGCGTCATCGCCTACGTCATAGGACACGCCCTTGGGCCCA GTCCCATCCCTGCGCTGCTTATCACTGAGGTCTTCTTGCAGTCCTCCCGTTCGTCCGCCTTCATGGTGGGGGGCAGCGTCCACTGGCTCTCCAACTTCACTGTGGGCTTGGTCTTCCCCTTCATTCAA GTTGGCCTTGGAGCGTACAGCTTCATCATTTTTGCCATCATATGTCTTCTCACCACCATCTATACCTTCCTGGTTGTCCCCGAGACCAAGGCCAAGACATTCATGGAGATCAATCAGATTTTTGCCAAGATGAATAAGGTGTCAGAGGTACACCCAAACAAGGAGGAACTAAAGGACCTTCCACCCTCCACTCTGGAGCAGTAA